The Delphinus delphis chromosome 2, mDelDel1.2, whole genome shotgun sequence genome contains a region encoding:
- the CEP170B gene encoding centrosomal protein of 170 kDa protein B isoform X3 → MSATSWFLVSGSGTRHRLPRELIFVGRDECELMLQSRSVDKQHAVINYDRDRDEHWVKDLGSLNGTFVNDVRIPDQKYVTLKLNDVIRFGYDSNMYVLERVQHRVPEEALRHEKYTSQLQVSVKSPAPKTGEAVPEQAPYCEAVNPRPERGDRRPGPEAAAYRTPLYGQPSWWGEDDGSSPPEERRQDEPDTERPKELAQRDSDLVGTTAAFRAPAEPQGYSFRREPSYFEIPTKEVPPSRAPEVPAHEAPTRDAEAGGGGVAPVVQSHACFTIEFDDCSPGKVKIKDHVTKFSFRQRRPPGKEPTAIEVVSAETKVADWLVQSDPSLLHRAGPADDRHSTKSDLPVHTRTLKGHKHEDGTQSDSEDPMAQAAGAAGVPSEAGGEQVRLQRQLRRDPQELLHGQQAFVIEFFDEDTPRKKRSQSFTHTPPGDPRPDRRRGPGLTDRDRPAAPAPASTRGAGGSSGPQRAGSLKREKAEERLGGPSPAARASARPFGSVGRRSRLAQDFMAQCLRDGSPAARSGPEKTPPTPPAPPLPRGASPAAPSPPPPPPADPQVTKARKQEEDDSLSDAGTYTIDTEAQDREVEEARRMIDQVFGVRESPELSRASSAAFRPVIRGDREESGDGVAQRMALLQEFASRPVGGVGTPPVELQGLPVPGSPGGQKWVSRWASLADSYSDPGLSDDGPGRRARELEGALPVRQRRLLPQLPSDRADSPAGPEATRRSGPGPPELGSEQAGLLGQEDLEPDSLSDASGSDGGRGPEPGGGLQEERRGSPQEGPAWTRGRRSPRAPGEPAPTSFFAGDQNGEVAFPRKATVAPGQVEGPGRAAQPSPPTRDSVYVSTSGRMVIQLRTGQPPEPEGPAPAPTKEAPAFVRQESFTKEPASGPAAPGQLPYISTHPLLQDLAAARASRMDLHPQDTHLILKETETALAALEARLLSKSVEEPEGELGGAPGPPEDSLSGDSDVDTASTVSLLSGKNGPSPQPSGLQKEKPPSPPAAQDVGGVGLSSARERLSEKQRRPPGPADAGRREPARRLAARRGHGPQGSLDWPDEERGSSLAHLPGVDTVTSDHETSGAVGAGRRGPRRKPTAPPPSPAAREEQSRGSAGLQKVQQALTRSNSLSAPRPTRASRLRRARLGDASDTEAADGERGPPANPEPAGQPAAEQAKKLSRLDILAMPRKRAGSFTGPSDSEAAPTRAGFSGRSVELYCAGRKPAVAEARATARKAANATTPPRQPFSRARPGSARYSSPNVRRRQQGSDCTSTSEEEYGSHHGSPKHARPHASTATQTPRAGSSGRARPRAPGLRDTDDEEEEPDPYGFIVQTAEIAEIARLSQTLVKDVATLAREIHDVAGDGDSPGCPGPAHSPSRASVPGTPASTISAREELVQRIPEASLNFQKVPPSTPRSQDLDQNMNDRCEDPLAGKTRPRNREEVIFDNLMLNPVSQLSQAIRENTEHLAEKMKILFQNTGRAWEDLEARINAENEVPILKTSNKLSTPSWTPVGTWTC, encoded by the exons ATGAGCGCCACCTCCTGGTTCCTGGTGAGCGGCAGCGGCACTCGCCACCGGCTCCCCCGAGAGCTCATCTTCGTGGGGCGAGATGAGTGTGAGCTCATGCTGCAG TCCCGCAGTGTGGACAAGCAGCACGCTGTCATCAACTATGACCGAGACAGGGACGAGCACTGGGTCAAGGACCTGGGCAGCCTCAATGGG ACATTCGTGAACGACGTGCGCATCCCGGACCAGAAGTACGTTACGCTGAAGCTCAACGACGTCATCCGATTCGGCTACGAT TCCAACATGTACGTGCTGGAGCGGGTGCAGCACCGCGTCCCTGAGGAGGCGCTCAGG CACGAGAAGTACACCAGCCAGCTGCAGGTGAGCGTCAAGAGCCCGGCGCCCAAGACGGGCGAGGCTGTGCCGGAGCAGGCGCCTTACTGCGAGGCCGTGAACCCCAGGCCAGAGAGGGGGGACCGGAGACCGGGGCCAG AGGCGGCGGCCTACCGCACACCCCTGTACGGGCAGCCCTCCTGGTGGGGTGAGGACGATGGTAGCAGCCCGCCCGAGGAGCGGCGCCAGGATGAGCCCGACACGG AGCGGCCCAAGGAGCTGGCTCAGCGGGACAGTGACCTCGTGGGGACGACGGCCGCCTTCCGGGCCCCCGCGGAGCCGCAGGGCTACTCGTTCCGGCGGGAGCCCAGCTACTTCGAGATCCCCACCAAGGAGGTCCCCCCGTCACGGGCCCCAGAGGTGCCGGCACACGAGGCGCCTACCAGGGATGCGgaggcgggcgggggcggggtggccCCCGTGGTGCAGAGCCACGCCTGCTTCACCATCGAGTTTGACGACTGCAGCCCCGGCAAGGTCAAGATCAAGGACCATGTCACCAAGTTCTCCTTTCGCCAGCGCCGGCCCCCTGGCAAGGAGCCCACAGCCATCGAGGTGGTCTCTGCGGAGACCAAGGTGGCCGACTGGCTGGTGCAGAGCGACCCCAGCCTGCTGCACCGGGCCGGCCCCGCCGATGACCGGCACAGCACCAAAAGCGACCTGCCGGTGCACACGCGCACCCTGAAGG gcCACAAGCACGAGGACGGCACACAGAGCGACTCGGAGGACCCCATGGCCCAGGCGGCCGGGGCAGCTGGGGTCCCCTCGGAGGCTGGCGGGGAGCAGGTGCGGCTACAGAGGCAGCTCAGGCGGGACCCCCAGGAGCTGCTGCACGGCCAGCAGGCGTTCGTCATCGAATTCTTCGACGAGGACACGCCCCGCAAGAAGCGTTCCCAGTCCTTCACGCACACGCCGCCCGGGGACCCCAGGCCCGACAGGCGCCGCGGCCCCGGGCTGACCGACAGGGACCGCccggccgcccccgccccggcctcgACCCGGGGGGCGGGCGGCAGCTCGGGGCCGCAGCGGGCCGGCTCTCTCAAGCGGGAGAAGGCGGAGGAGCGGCTGGGCGGCCCCTCGCCCGCCGCCCGGGCCTCGGCTCGCCCTTTCGGCAGCGTGGGGCGCCGCTCCCGCCTGGCCCAGGACTTCATGGCCCAGTGCCTGCGGGACGGCTCCCCGGCTGCCCGGTCAGGCCCCGAGAAGACGCCCCCGACGCCGCCCGCCCCCCCGCTACCCCGCGGGGCCAGCCCCGCGGCCCCCTCGCCGCCACCGCCACCCCCTGCTGACCCCCAAGTGACAAAGGCACGCAAGCAGGAGGAGGACGACAGCCTCAGTGACGCAGGAACCTACACCATCGACACGGAGGCGCAGGACCGGGAGGTGGAGGAGGCCCGCCGGATGATCGACCAG GTCTTTGGGGTACGGGAGTCCCCTGAGCTCTCCAGGGCGTCCTCGGCCGCCTTCCGTCCAGTTATCAGAGGGGACAGAGAAGAGTCCGGTGACGGAGTGGCCCAGCGGATGGCCTTGCTGCAGGAGTTTGCCTCCCGGCCAGTGGGCGGGGTTGGAACCCCCCCGGTGGAGCTCCAG GGCCTCCCAGTACCGGGCTCCCCCGGGGGTCAGAAGTGGGTGTCCCGCTGGGCCAGTCTGGCCGACAGCTACTCGGACCCGGGCCTGTCAG ACGACGGCCCCGGGCGCAGAGCCAGAGAGCTGGAGGGGGCCCTGCCTGTGCGCCAGCGAAGGCTGCTCCCACAGCTGCCCAGCGACAGGGCGGACAGCCCCGCCGGCCCCGAGGCCACCAGGAGGAGCGGGCCGGGGCCGCCAGAGCTGGGCAGCGAGCAGGCCGGCCTCTTGGGACAGGAAGACCTGGAGCCCGACAGCCTCAGTGACGCCAGTGGGTCGGACGGAGGCCGGGGCCCTGAGCCAGGCGGGGGCCTGCAGGAAGAAAGACGCGGGAGCCCCCAGGAGGGACCGGCGTGGACAAGGGGCCGGCGCTCACCGAGGGCCCCTGGGGAGCCGGCCCCCACCTCATTCTTCGCTGGGGACCAGAACGGGGAGGTGGCCTTCCCCAGGAAAGCGACTGTGGCTCCAGGGCAGGTGGAGGGCCCGGGGCGGGCAGCGCAGCCCAGCCCCCCGACACGGGACAGCGTGTACGTCAGCACCAGTGGGAGGATGGTCATCCAGCTGCGGACAGGGCAGCCCCCGGAGCCTGagggccccgccccggcccccacCAAGGAGGCCCCGGCGTTCGTCCGGCAGGAGAGCTTCACCAAGGAGCCGGCCAGCGGCCCCGCAGCTCCTGGCCAGCTGCCGTACATTAGCACCCACCCCCTCCTGCAGGACCTGGCCGCGGCCCGGGCCTCACGCATGGACCTGCACCCTCAGGACACCCACCTGATCCTGAAGGAGACAGAGACGGCGCTGGCCGCCCTGGAGGCCAGACTGCTCTCCAAGTCCGTGGAGGAGCCGGAGGGTGAGCTGGGCGGCGCCCCTGGGCCGCCAGAGGACTCCCTGTCCGGGGACTCCGACGTGGACACGGCCAGCACCGTCAGTCTTCTCAGCGGCAAGAACGGGCCCAGCCCGCAGCCCTCGGGGCTGCAGAAGGAGAAGCCGCCGTCCCCGCCGGCAGCGCAGGATGTGGGGGGTGTCGGCCTGAGCAGCGCCCGCGAGCGTCTCTCAGAGAAGCAGCGTCGCCCGCCGGGCCCAGCGGACGCGGGCCGCAGGGAGCCGGCAAGGCGCCTGGCCGCACGGCGTGGCCACGGGCCCCAAGGGTCCCTGGACTGGCCCGATGAGGAACGAGGCTCCAGCCTTGCCCACCTGCCCGGTGTGGACACGGTCACTTCTGACCACGAGACCTCCGGGGCCGTGGGGGCAGGGCGGCGGGGGCCTCGCCGGAAACCCACGGCCCCACCGCCGTCCCCTGCTGCCCGGGAAGAGCAGAGCCGCGGCTCAGCCGGCCTCCAGAAGGTGCAGCAGGCGCTGACCCGCTCCAACAGCTTGTCCGCCCCACGGCCCACGCGGGCCTCCCGGCTGAGGCGGGCCCGGCTGGGGGATGCCTCGGACACGGAGGCCGCAGATGGCGAACGGGGGCCCCCGGCCAATCCCGAGCCGGCGGGGCAGCCGGCTGCCGAGCAGGCCAAGAAGCTGTCACGCCTGGACATCCTGGCGATGCCCCGGAAGCGGGCCGGCTCCTTCACAGGGCCCAGCGACTCGGAGGCGGCCCCCACCCGCGCCGGCTTCTCCGGCCGCAGCGTCGAGTTGTACTGCGCCGGCCGCAAGCCCGCCGTGGCCGAGGCTCGGGCCACGGCCAGGAAGGCCGCCAACGCCACCACGCCCCCCCGCCAGCCCTTCAGCAGGGCCCGCCCGGGCAGCGCCCGGTACTCCTCACCCA ACGTGCGTCGCCGGCAGCAGGGCTCGGATTGCACATCCACATCCGAGGAGGAGTATGGCTCCCACCACGGCTCCCCCAAGCACGCCCGCCCCCATGCCTCAACAGCCACGCAGACCCCACGGGCTGGCAGCTCTGGCCGGGCCCGACCCCGGGCCCCTGGCCTCCGGGACACAGACGACGAGGAAGAAGAGCCCGACCCTTATGGTTTCATTGTGCAGACAGCCGAGATCGCTGAGATTGCCAG GCTGAGCCAGACGCTGGTGAAGGACGTGGCCACCCTGGCCCGTGAGATCCACGATGTGGCCGGAGACGGCGACTCGCCGGGCTGCCCGGGGCCTGCCCACAGCCCCTCTCGCGCCAGTGTGCCCGGCACCCCCGCCTCCACCATCTCCGCCCGCGAGGAG ctGGTGCAGCGCATCCCCGAGGCCAGCCTCAACTTCCAGAAGGTGCCGCCCAGCACCCCGCGCTCTCAGGACCTGGACCAGAACATGAACGACCGCTGCGAGGACCCGCTGGCCGGCAAGACGCGGCCTCGGAACCGCGAGGAG GTGATCTTCGATAACCTGATGCTGAACCCCGTGTCGCAGCTATCCCAGGCCATCCGCGAGAACACGGAGCACCTCGCTGAGAAGATGAA GATCCTCTTTCAGAACACAGGGCGAGCCTGGGAAGACCTGGAGGCCAGGATCAACGCGGAGAACGAGGTGCCCATCCTGAAGACGTCCAACAAG